The DNA region AGAGAGAGTGCGCTCGTTAGAACATAAGTTCTCAGGGACTCACAGGACTCGCCAGTTCTCCCAAGCTTTCTCAACcaatacaacacacaagtggatgtagggtattatgctctggcgccccgaaccactctaaatccctgTATCTTTTCCGTGTTCGTCCACCCTCTGATCAAGCGTTTCTAagtctcccccaaactcattataaactaggattaggcggatgttttccgccacccggctcgagatttcctccgacaagaTTTATTTCTAAATTATATTAATTTCAAGATTCCAAACGGGACTGCTTATTCGCCGGCTCCTAGATTTCACGCTACACCTTCGCACAGATTGTGGTAAACTTTGTCAGAGTATATATGCTCACCGAACAAACAGCGACTAATAATAAGCTTCTATATCTCGATGTATCAACTTGGTTGCGTGCCCAGGGATTAGCAAGGTATTTTGTAATCAGAATACTAACTTTTTTTCAGACCAATAATGAAAAGCAAGATGTCGACCTTGCAAAATACTTCTCCTTTTGTACTGGTATACGCAGGTCTGAAAGCCTTTTGTATTTTGAACTGGATGAGATCTAGTATTCATTTTCTTTCCATAGCTATAGACAAGCAGCCAATAATGTTGTGCATTCTCGGGGAAAAAAAGGTGTGCATCTCCTCGCTACGCATGCATGATGCACGGTACTGGCTTGACGGCGCATCTGTAAGTTGACGTTGTGCCGTCTGATTAATTCCTGTACCTCATGTCGAGTCAATTAGTAAGGAATTGGCTGTGCCGTCTGATTTGAACGAGATGGTGATACCGTAGTCAAATCATCATGGTTTTTTTTTACAAATCAAGATGCAAAACATGCCAACGCCGCTTGGCGACTAGCCCAACAGTACTAAGCAGAGCAGTACAACGAAGAACCCCAGATGATATGCTGAGCTATTACCGTTACTTGCTGTCCACAGTACACCAAACTTCCAAACCAGAAGTGCGACGCCCCTCCCCAAACAAACCCCAGGTCGCCTTCAGCAGAAGCGACCAAAACCTCACTCCATGTAATCCCCACAAACCTAGGCTTCTTTTCTCCGGCTTCGCTTTAGTGGCGGCCATGCCGATGCTCCGCGCCCATGTGAAACAACGCCGCGCCGGTGCTTCCTAAGAAGCCCTCCTTTGGAGCGTTGGAAAGCCTTCGCGGTTCGCATCGACGAAATACGCTTGCTCGCCTTGTGCGTCCCTTTCCTCGGTTTCTTCTATACACGTCATAACTTGCAACCAATTCCTTTTTGTCCCTTGCATCCCGCAGCTCGCTTGTTCTATATAAAGCCGCCATGGAAAAGCGCAAGGTCCGCATGCAAAATACTCTGCACCAGAAAGCGTGTCGAGGAGGGGCGTGCTTTCTGGTGCGTGCTAGCTCCGGGGGGGACTTGGCGGTGATTATCatgggggaggcggcggcggcgatggctgGCTCGCCGTTCCCGACGGTGGAGAAGTGCTCGTCCAGCGACCGGGACGGCGACACGGTCGTGGCGGACCTGGACGGCACGCTGCTGTGCGGCCGGAGCTCGTTCCCGTACTTCGCGCACATGGCGTTCGAGACCGGCGGCgtgctgcggctgctgctgctcatcGCGCTGGCGCCGCTCGCGGGCTTGCTCTACTACTTCGTGTCCGAGCCGGCGGGCATCCAGGTGCTCATCTTCGCGTCCATGGCGGGGGCCAGGGTCTCCGACATcgaggccgtggcgcgcgccGTGCTGCCCAAGTTCTACTGCGCCGACCTGCACCCGGAGTCGTGGCGCGTCTTCTCGGCGTGCGGCCGCCGGTGCGTGCTCACCGCGAACCCGCGGGTCATGGTCGAGGCGTTCCTCAAGGAGTACATCGGCACGGACGTCGTCGTCGGCACGGAGCTCGTGGTCTGGCGCGGCCGCGCCACGGGGCTAGTCCTCTCACCCGGCGTGCTCGTCGGCGAGCAGAAGGCGGACGCGCTCCGGAAGGCGTTCGGCGACGCCGCGCCAGAGGTCGGCCTCGGCGACCGGAAGACGGACTACCCGTTCATGAGGCTGTGCAAGGAGGGCTACGTCGTGCCGCCCACGCCGAAGCTCAAACCCGTCCCGCGGGAGGACCTGCCGAGGCCGGTGGTGTTCCACGACGGCCGGCTCGTCCAGAAGCCGTCGCCGGCGCTGGCGCTGCTCACCGTGCTCTGGATTCCGATCGGGTTCCTGCTCGCCTGCCTCCGCATCGCGGCCGGCGCGCTCCTGCCGATGCGCATGGTGTACCACGCGTTCCGCGCCCTCGGCGTCCGCGTCACCATCAAGGGcaaccctccgccgccggccagcCGCGAGACGGGTCAGACCGGCGTGCTCTTCATCTGCTCCCACCGcaccctcctcgaccccatcTTCCTCTCCACCGCCCTGGGGCGCCCGATCACCGCCGTCACCTACTCGGTGCGTAGTCATGCGACTTCGATGCTAGCTAGCTACTTGGGTCATGCAAGTCGCATCAGAGAATCCACCACCACCGATATGATCAACCAATAACTTAACACCCACTGATCGATGTCGATACTGATTTTTTCTTCTTCGATCATCAGGTCTCGCGGCTGTCGGAGATCCTGTCGCCCATCCGCACGGTGCGGCTGACCCGTGaccgcgccgccgacgccgccatGATCCGGCGCCTGCTGGCCGAGGGCGACCTGGTGATCTGCCCCGAGGGCACGACGTGCCGCGAGCCGTTCCTGCTCCGGTTCTCGGCGCTGTTCGCGGAGCTGACGGACGAGATCGTGCCGGTGGCGATGGAGAACCAGATGAGCATGTTCCACGGGACGACGGCGCGCGGGTGGAAGGGGCTGGACCCCTTCTACTTCTTCATGAACCCGAGCCCCGGGTACGTGGTCACCTTCCTCAACAAGCTCCCCGCCGAGCTCACCTGCAGCGGCGGCAAGAGCAGCCACGAGGTGGCCAACTACATCCAGCGGCTCATCGCGTCCACGCTGTCCTACGAGTGCACCAGCTTCACCCGCAAGGACAAGTACAAGGCGCTCGCCGGCAACGACGGAACCGTCGTGTCCAAGCCCAACATcgacaagaagaaggttatggGCTGCTAGCTTAGCGAAGAACCGTATGGCTAATGGGCCTCTGATTATAAGCCCAATAAGTGGCATACGCGCTTTCCGTGCTTCATGTTTTCGGCACGCGGATACGTCCGTATGTAATTGTTTGTTGTGTTCTTATATCAAACACAAAAGAAACGGTACGCGTACATTGTTTAGTTCTAAAGTTTGAATTTCGGGTTAATAAGTTTTAAAGTTTGAACATCATTAAATTAAGTGCTTCAAAGGTTATTCCTTCATCTAAATAAAAGGTCAAATCAAAACTCGATCCAGAAGCTTCTTCATGTTCTTATTAGGAGAACATGCACATTCGCACTACAGTTTTTGCCCCCACAAGGCCACAATTATAcatattttatatatatatatatataaaatgtAGGACGTATCTACGTGAGGTACGTGATCATActgaaacatatatatatatatattaataaatatatatatatatattagagAGAGAGAACATCTATGTATGCATGTACCTATGTATGTATACATATAAACTCATTCAATTGTTGCCTTGTTATCACGCGGGTATCCTAGCTACCAATAGCTCACCTAGTTCTTGTCTTTCTATCAAAGCATGATGCTGCGTCTGGAGACGGGTGAGCAAAGAGGGGCACGTCCGTGAATGGGTAACCCATCCAACCAGTATGATATCCAGCCCCGGCGTCGATGGCGTCCGGGGACTCTCGGCAAGGCGTCACCGGCGAGGTCGTCGCTCAATTGGAACGAGGTCGCGCTACAGGCCCTCGACTCGAGGGCCTCGAGGGtcgaggcgcgcggcggcgtctCAGTGGCAACACGACCGGCGAGCCCATGTCGGCGTGGCGGCTCGACGGAGACAAAAGCCACCACCGTCGTCTGCGGACCTTGTTTCGGCGCTGCGAGGTGGCTCGCGGAGCAGAGGACGCCGCCCAGCGGCAGCGcagggggtggacggtatttcatttgCCGTCCACCCCTTGGGTCCCGGCGTCCGTCCGATCGGCGACGGGCGGTCCGGATTCGACCAATCGACCTGATAGTGATCTGTCTTGGCTGTTTCCTGGCTCGGGAGCCGGGATGGCGCAGCGGCGAAGCTCCGTGGTGACCGCGCTGCTCGAGGTCGCCGCTGCTTTCGCCTCCAATCTAGCCGTGGTGGTGAGCGGTGACGCTGCTGGACGCCGAGCAGCTGCAGGAACGCGAAGCGCGCGGCGGGCAGGCGAGGCCTTGTCCCTGGATACCCGGCGCGTCGAGCTGCTCGTCGGCTTGCAGCAAGATGACCGCGGCGTCCGATGCTTGACGGTGAAAGGTCCTCTGCGAACATGCTCTGTTTGCATATCTGTTGGATGACGGCTCCGCCCTTCAGGGTACAATGGTACATACTACACTGCAAGATTTAATTTTAGAGTAAAATGTATAGCTGGTCCTTAAATTTGATTCGGGGTATTATTCTAGTCCCCAAACTTTCAAATTGCATATTCAGATTCTCAAACTTGCTAATCATATCACATGAAGTCCAAATCATCATTATTAAGTTAAAAAGTGAAAGTGCTCAACTTATGTGGAACTTACATGCGGGtccaaattttattttaaaattttctATTCAACTCTTAATTTTCTATTTTTTCAAAATATTATTTCAAAATTTTATGCCGAATATTTTCTTTTCCAATATTTCCTCCAAAATTTGTCCTTTTATTTTATATTTCTTTTATAAATTTGTTCATACGAGTTTCTTATTTTACAATTTTTTCTATAGATATTTTGTATTTAAATATATCTGTACAAGTAAATTggtatgaattatttttatgCCTATATAATTTTTATTTAAATAAATTATATAACTTTCGATTTAGTTTAAACAACTGTGATTTGGACCTCCCGTAATATGATTAGCAAGTCTAAGGATTTGAATGGACACTTTGAAAATTTAGGGATTGGGATAACATCCCGAACCAAATACGAGGACTAGCGGTGCATTTTACTTTTTAATTTTATGTTATGGAGATGAATAGAGTCGTGCGCATCCTTCGTCCCTGCAACATGCAAATTTGTATCTGGTAGGTTGGCAGCTGGAAAAGGCCAAGGTTACCCTGTTGTGTCTTCCATCGAGTTCAAAGGGGCATTCGACAAAACAATGCCCGGTGGCCGGACGCCGTCGCGGCGGCGCAGTTTGAAGCCCGCGCGCGGGCGCACGGATGGCGAGGTGCAGCAGCGCGTGCTGGTCGAGCTAATCGCCCAGGTCGAAGGGTTCATCGATGGCATGAAATCAAAtatgagcgccgccgccggatcACCACGGTGTGCTTCCACGACGGCATCCGAGGGGCGCGTGGAGGCGAACGTTCACGGCGAGGCACGGGAGGAATCTACGGCCCGGCGGCGTGCGCGAGGGGACGGCTGTGCCAGGCGCCACCGGCATGCACGCGGTGTGGAAGCGAACGAAGTCACCGTCGGCCGCCGCGCTGGTGCCGGTGCCAGAGTGGTGCTCGCGGATGCTGGCAGACTCCTTCACCGGGCGTCTTACCCCGTCGCCAAAGCCGGGTGCAGCAATTCGACGCCGGCACGGGCACCGACTGCGGCGAGCTACGTGCAGCGTTTGGTCGAAGGGAACGGGGCGGCGCGTCACGCGACGGCGTGCGCGAGGAAAGCGGAGAGGGCCTCGCTCCCTATCCGCGGCGATCTCGGGCGCACAAGCCTGATCCAACGCTCGGGAGAGGCCCAGAGGTGGACGatatttcatttaccgtccacccccgGACGGTAGACGGGGAGTAGCGTCCACTCCTGGGTCCGACCGGCCGACACCGTTGGCAACACGGTTGGCACGCCGAGCCGTAGAGGTCCCCACCGCCCGCCCTATTGGCTCCAGAATAGTTCGTAACGTGTTCCAGCTTCCCAGGGAGAAGGTGCCGTCGTCGACCGCCTTCGTCGTACCGACACGGTGGACGCCGTTGCGGCGGCGCATGCAGTTCGGCGGACGGCGGGGCGTGTATTGGTGGACGAGGTTCCGATCGGTGGGCTgcgccgcggcgcggcggctaGATATCGTCACTTGGACGGGTGGCCGAAGCAAGTCGTGCGTGCGCCGCGGCGTGGGTCTTGagagggcggcggcacggcAGCACTTAGCGCCACCGAGAACATAGCATCGCAGCGCGCTTCGAGGCCGGCGTTGAGGAACAGGCACACATGCTCAATTGGTTCCGCCTCCGGAGTCCGGAGGAGCTCAGgccggggacggcggcgctgcACTGGTGCGGCATATACCTGCTCTCGAGTCTCGATCGAAATTCGTGCAAGCCGCGGCCGCGCACGTTCAGGACAAGGTACGGAAGGAAGCTACGGCTATCGGCGCGCACACGGCATGGAAGAGAACGAAGTCGCCGGCGCTGTGCCGGTGCCGGTGTCGGCGTGCTGCTCGCATATGGTtttagccgcctccgccgccgtgcATGCTGCGTCTTCCCTCTGCACGGTTGCTGACGGCGAGCTTCCGTGCAGCGCTGGAGCTGCCAGGACCAGATAGACGGGCATTGGCAATGCGAGAGCAAGATATCGATTTCGTGTGTCCAACTGTTCATCGATTTCGTCGAATGGAACGGCGGGTAGCGCGTCGCGCGAGGAAAGCGGGGAGAGCCTCGTTCGCTCCCTATCCGTGGCGATCACGACCGCACAAAACCGATCCAACGTTCGGGAGAGGCCCAGGGGTGGACAGTATTTCATTTGCCGTCCACCCCCGGACGGTAGGCGAAGTACAGTCCACCCCTGCGGTCCGACctggccgccccgccgcgccgtccagGTCTCCACCGCCCGTTTTCCTAGTTGGCGATGTGTTCCATCTTCCTTTGAAGGTTCGGTCGTCAATTGCCTTCACCTTATCGACGCGGTGGATGCCGGCGGCGCGCAGTTCGATGGACAGCTACTCTGGCTTCTGGGCGTGTGTACTAGTGGGCGCGCGTTCGACCGCCGGGCGGCGGCCAGCGGGGGTGCGCTGCGGGCGTGGCGGCTGGACGGAGCATGCGCGCCGGCGTGGATAATGAGAGAGCGGCGGCACGGTACATGGCAGCGAGGACTTTTGGAAGGGGTACGGCCAGAGCACTGTCTGTTGCGAAATCGGAGCACGGCGGGCGCACTGCCTGATGAGGATGGAACAAGCTAGCTCGGTGCCGCGTCCGTGCTTCCTCTTCAGGCGCACGTGCTCGATTGGTTCCGCGTCTCCGGAGTCCGGTGGAGCCCAGGCCGCGGACAGCGGCGGCGCATGTACGAGCCGGGACgtcacggcggcgcggcgctcaACCTACTCTCGATCGCAATTCGTGCAAGCCGCGGCCGCTCACGTTCACGATGAGGGACGGGAGGGAGCTACTGCTCTCGTCGCGCGGCCGTACCTGGAGCCACGGCCTGCACACGGCGTGGAAGCGAACGAAATCACCGGCGCCGTGCAGGTGCCGGTGTCGGCGTGCTGCTCGCGGATGGTGTCAGCCGCCGTGCACGCCGCGTCTTCCCTCTGCGCGGGCGCCGACAGCGAGCTACGTGCCGCGCTGGAGCTGCTGGCCCAGGTGGACGGGCAATGGCAATGCAAGAGCAAGAAATCGAGTAGCTTCCAGGGATCGGAGCTCAGCGTTTCGTCGAAGGGAACGGCAGGCAGCGTGTCGCGCGGGGAAAGCGGAGACCGGAGAGGGTCGCTGACCATCTGCGGCAATCACGACCGCACAAGCCCGATCCAACGTTCGGGAGACAcccaggggtggacggtatttcatttaccgtccatCCCTGGGTGGTCCGACCCGGCCAGTGCCGTTGGCAACACGGCCGGCTCGCCGCGGCATCCATGTCTTCACCGCCCGCCCTGCTGGGTTCAGAGTAGTTCGTCACGTGCTCCAGCTTTCCAGGGAGAAGGTTCGGTCGTCAACTGCCTCCATCGCATCGATCGACGCGGtggacgccggcggcgcgcgcgtctcGACGGACGGCTGCTCTAGGCGTGTGTACTGGGGACTCGTTCGACCGCCGGAGGGCACGCCGTCGCCCAGACGTGCAAGCCGCTAGGACGCGCCTGCGTACTAGCGCTTGTACGCCTCGAGCAACTCCTGACGGCCGCGACGTCCAAGGCATCGGACGGAGGAGGCGCTGGACCAAGCCTCATCGGCAGCCAGCGCGCACGGCAACGACGGCGGCAGCCAGCCTCGACCACGACACTCACTTGGTGGAGACAGGGGAGCGGGTGGCCGGGCAGTAGCGGGCTAGCGGCGGAAACGCGGCGGCGCTCTGGCGTGGCAACTGCCGAGGCACGGAGCAGAGGCGGCGCGCATGGAGTCGCTGCCCAGGGTCGGGGGTGGACGGGTATTTCATTTACAGTCCACCCCTTGGTCCCTCACAGCTGTCGGATCGGCCACGTACGGCCCAGGTTTTAAAGCAAACCACCCTGACTTGGTCGCTTTCCTGCCTGACGGCATGGATCGCGCGACGGCGCTGCTCCAGGGCGCCGGCGGTCTCGCCGCCGGCTTCTCGGGCATCGGCGCCGGCAGGAGATTCCAACAAGGCCGCGCTCGACCTGTGCTGACGGCCTCACTGCCTGTGTCACCGTGCTGCTCTGGCGGAGCTCCATGGCCACCATGTGGCTCCACTGCTACAAAGCTCTGAAGGAGCAGAGCCGCCTCGTCAGTTGTTGTCAGCGAGCGAGCGCACTCCTCGATATCGGCGGCGTCCGGGCGGCAATGTCGTATCTCAAATCTAGTGTGGCCTATGGAAGATGCATCAGTGCAACGAGCAGATCAGGAGACGAGCACCCTGGGTTGATTGCTTGCTCCTGCGGTTCTTCACCTCTTGCGAACATGCATGCTTCATTCAGAGTTTTACTGG from Panicum hallii strain FIL2 chromosome 9, PHallii_v3.1, whole genome shotgun sequence includes:
- the LOC112876912 gene encoding glycerol-3-phosphate 2-O-acyltransferase 6-like, with translation MEKRKVRMQNTLHQKACRGGACFLVRASSGGDLAVIIMGEAAAAMAGSPFPTVEKCSSSDRDGDTVVADLDGTLLCGRSSFPYFAHMAFETGGVLRLLLLIALAPLAGLLYYFVSEPAGIQVLIFASMAGARVSDIEAVARAVLPKFYCADLHPESWRVFSACGRRCVLTANPRVMVEAFLKEYIGTDVVVGTELVVWRGRATGLVLSPGVLVGEQKADALRKAFGDAAPEVGLGDRKTDYPFMRLCKEGYVVPPTPKLKPVPREDLPRPVVFHDGRLVQKPSPALALLTVLWIPIGFLLACLRIAAGALLPMRMVYHAFRALGVRVTIKGNPPPPASRETGQTGVLFICSHRTLLDPIFLSTALGRPITAVTYSVSRLSEILSPIRTVRLTRDRAADAAMIRRLLAEGDLVICPEGTTCREPFLLRFSALFAELTDEIVPVAMENQMSMFHGTTARGWKGLDPFYFFMNPSPGYVVTFLNKLPAELTCSGGKSSHEVANYIQRLIASTLSYECTSFTRKDKYKALAGNDGTVVSKPNIDKKKVMGC